From a region of the Actinomycetota bacterium genome:
- the ccsA gene encoding cytochrome c biogenesis protein CcsA — protein sequence MTELLLAADPVLHLLAAVGYLLAFVFLLLQTRFGFKVGKVAMWVGVFALAVHLAGMIARWVALDHVPVVTMYDNLSWYALATAAIGSYLMVYRPSLSQIGLALYPAAFATLVWGLYTGPRVENLPPTFSGIWFIMHIAFYYVSFGASVAALGASVLCLVWKRLKPDVMERMGDLEQLDRFAYRYVGITFAFWGFGMLTGAVWAFSAWGRYWAWDPIETWSLVTWLILGLYLHLRRFYAWKGAKTAWLYLLSFAFVLISLFASSLFFDTLHAVYFQ from the coding sequence ATGACGGAGTTACTACTTGCGGCAGACCCGGTACTACACCTGTTAGCGGCGGTGGGCTATTTGCTTGCGTTCGTCTTTTTGTTGTTGCAGACGCGTTTCGGTTTCAAGGTTGGCAAAGTTGCCATGTGGGTCGGAGTTTTCGCGCTTGCCGTCCATCTGGCGGGAATGATCGCGCGATGGGTGGCTTTGGATCATGTGCCGGTCGTCACTATGTATGACAACCTTTCCTGGTACGCGCTTGCAACCGCGGCTATAGGGTCGTATTTGATGGTTTACCGCCCGTCTCTCTCGCAGATAGGTCTTGCGCTGTACCCTGCGGCGTTCGCGACGCTGGTATGGGGGCTCTACACCGGGCCGAGGGTTGAAAACCTGCCTCCCACCTTTTCCGGGATCTGGTTTATTATGCACATCGCGTTTTACTACGTCTCTTTTGGTGCCTCCGTGGCCGCACTAGGCGCTTCCGTGCTGTGCCTTGTGTGGAAACGCCTGAAGCCAGACGTGATGGAGCGCATGGGTGATCTGGAGCAGCTCGACAGGTTTGCATACCGGTATGTGGGCATTACATTTGCGTTTTGGGGGTTTGGAATGCTTACCGGAGCGGTTTGGGCGTTCAGCGCCTGGGGTCGCTATTGGGCTTGGGATCCGATAGAGACGTGGTCACTTGTCACCTGGCTCATCTTGGGATTGTACCTCCACCTGCGCAGGTTTTACGCTTGGAAGGGCGCCAAGACAGCATGGCTCTACCTTTTATCATTCGCGTTCGTGCTCATCTCACTCTTCGCCTCGTCCCTCTTCTTCGACACCTTGCATGCGGTGTATTTCCAATGA